One genomic window of Micromonospora sp. WMMD1128 includes the following:
- a CDS encoding FG-GAP-like repeat-containing protein gives MQKLRFVISMLLSVVLVVAVGVAPARAATDLTLTLTASDMGLDPAVIRQVVPQIQAEIRQDGGLGASIKKDLRDHPPGGVAALDISSVPDFDGALTLTPDGAGMTITVPAAEVQSSSWWSQLVALTLGALAGYGLRVLCIGWLTASGVGAATVPLICTPMQGAVTGFVSGLIAHAFAGDLATSGAWVDIIIRTIVGLVVGFAWEKWASGFAKNYLPGALKNIGQWILTKVPALQSVFGAPIAVAAEEAAELAIELEEQLAWEMRGWNVEGRPLPDMLPPPTPGRLFVRGADPSVIRVGNTYHSVESGGDGLYTRSAPSLAGLGDVPPRKIWSNPGLAELWAPQLVAVGGRYHIYFSAGAGAAHRMYVISSSAPTSGYGAHQKLSLPDDRWAIDGAPFTFDNQLWFVWSGWEGTTNVEQNLYLARMSNPTTVTGPRYRISQPRESWERVVGEPFVNEAPEPIVDPNGQLHIVYSANGSWSEQYCLGDLRLRKGGDPTYVWDWYKSNGCVLGSDAATMMSGSRALRNADGPGHHSFALPGGDARNGVPAGSRGRFLYHGVPAGMTYKWDNRVWYEGAFTWWNAIPYARQNVPGATVDTGYSLGMTEDPDGPLPAPPPVPTPAPGGVDLRVLPLGDSITFGVGGTPAGTGYRARLWDQLAAKPGALDFVGSVDSGQLPDTDHEGHPRWRISQIDQLVGDCTVRRYRPNVVTLHIGTNDMAYGDDLAAAPARLKALIEHILRLAPETTVLVATLVPSSTSVTNSRIQQYNARIPGIVDELRAEGLSVRLVSMNAVTTADLTDSLHPNNTGYRKMADAFGRAVTDALAEGLIRPPVAGDSAPCGSPPGNLPEGPRPPGWNWVGEIAAGTGPREQVRFADLNGDGRDDYLLVGDQGQVRLWLNRRSGDGFGWQYRGEVAAGAGPRTQVRFADLDGDGRDDYLVVGDQGQVQAWLNTGAGDAVSWTAAGTVAPGVGATRDQVRFADIDVDGRADYLVVGDQGQVRAWLNAYGAGGWGWSYQGEVASGVNSTRDRVRFADLDGDGRDDYLTVSDQAQIRGWLNDVGGARPWIYQGDVAGGVGATSAELVLADVNGDGRDDYLVVGEQGQVRAWLNDRYGRPDPWDWQGLIATSGVGREQVRLADLNGDGRDDYLAVGAQGQVRAWLNVRDGDRVGWDWRDEVAAGAGPREQVRFADLNGDGRDDYLLVGDQGQVRLWLNTGTGDGVAWTSAGQVAAGAGPRDRVRFADLNGDGRDDYLVLGDLGQVQGWLNTGTGNAVAWTAQGEVAAGVGAAGDTVTFADLDGDRRDDYLVIGAYGQVRAWVNNRGGPGSAWLSRGEVASGAGYPGSRVELAEINGDRRADYLVLDDQGGIRAWFNNGAAGGPAAGNPTPLPGDPSPPVPGDGTDPPLCVANRCS, from the coding sequence GTGCAGAAGCTTCGGTTCGTGATATCCATGCTGCTCTCCGTGGTGCTGGTGGTGGCCGTCGGCGTCGCGCCCGCACGGGCCGCCACCGACCTCACGCTCACCCTCACCGCGTCGGACATGGGGCTGGACCCAGCGGTCATCCGTCAGGTCGTGCCGCAGATCCAGGCGGAGATCCGCCAGGACGGCGGGCTCGGCGCGTCGATCAAGAAGGACCTGCGGGACCATCCACCAGGTGGGGTGGCCGCCCTGGACATCTCCTCGGTGCCGGACTTCGACGGCGCGCTGACCCTGACCCCGGACGGTGCCGGGATGACGATCACGGTGCCGGCCGCGGAGGTGCAGTCGTCGTCGTGGTGGAGCCAGCTCGTCGCGCTGACGCTCGGCGCTCTCGCCGGCTACGGGCTGCGGGTGCTGTGCATCGGATGGCTCACGGCCTCCGGCGTGGGCGCGGCGACCGTGCCGCTGATCTGCACCCCGATGCAGGGGGCCGTGACCGGTTTCGTCAGCGGCCTGATCGCGCACGCCTTCGCGGGCGACCTGGCGACCAGCGGGGCGTGGGTGGACATCATCATCCGCACGATCGTCGGTCTGGTCGTCGGCTTCGCCTGGGAGAAGTGGGCGTCCGGCTTCGCGAAGAACTATCTGCCGGGCGCGCTGAAGAACATCGGCCAGTGGATCCTCACCAAGGTCCCCGCGCTCCAGTCGGTCTTCGGCGCGCCGATCGCGGTCGCGGCCGAGGAGGCCGCCGAGCTGGCGATCGAGCTGGAGGAGCAGCTCGCCTGGGAGATGCGCGGCTGGAACGTCGAAGGTCGGCCGCTTCCGGACATGCTGCCGCCGCCCACCCCCGGGCGGCTGTTCGTGCGGGGCGCCGACCCGAGCGTGATCCGGGTCGGCAACACCTATCACTCGGTGGAGTCCGGTGGCGACGGCCTCTACACGAGGTCGGCGCCGAGCCTGGCCGGGCTGGGCGACGTGCCGCCCCGCAAGATCTGGAGCAACCCGGGCCTGGCCGAGCTGTGGGCGCCGCAACTCGTCGCCGTCGGTGGCCGCTACCACATCTACTTCTCCGCCGGGGCGGGCGCCGCCCACCGGATGTACGTCATCAGCTCGTCCGCACCCACAAGCGGCTACGGCGCCCACCAGAAGCTGAGCCTGCCCGACGACAGGTGGGCGATCGACGGAGCACCGTTCACCTTCGACAACCAACTGTGGTTCGTGTGGTCGGGCTGGGAGGGCACCACGAACGTCGAGCAGAACCTCTACCTCGCCCGGATGAGCAACCCCACCACCGTGACCGGGCCGCGGTACCGGATCTCGCAGCCACGCGAGTCGTGGGAACGGGTCGTCGGCGAGCCCTTCGTCAACGAGGCGCCGGAGCCGATCGTCGACCCGAACGGGCAGTTGCACATCGTGTACTCGGCCAACGGCTCGTGGAGCGAGCAGTACTGCCTCGGTGACCTGCGGCTGCGCAAGGGCGGCGACCCGACGTACGTGTGGGACTGGTACAAGTCGAACGGCTGCGTGCTCGGTTCGGACGCGGCGACCATGATGTCCGGGTCCCGTGCCCTGCGCAACGCCGACGGTCCCGGTCACCACAGCTTCGCGCTGCCCGGCGGCGACGCGCGCAACGGGGTGCCGGCCGGGTCGAGGGGCCGGTTCCTCTATCACGGCGTGCCGGCGGGCATGACCTACAAGTGGGACAACCGGGTCTGGTACGAAGGTGCCTTCACCTGGTGGAACGCCATCCCCTACGCCCGGCAGAACGTGCCGGGCGCCACTGTCGACACCGGGTACAGCCTCGGGATGACCGAGGATCCGGACGGCCCGTTGCCGGCGCCGCCGCCGGTGCCGACGCCGGCGCCGGGCGGCGTGGACCTGCGCGTGCTCCCCCTCGGTGACTCCATCACCTTCGGGGTCGGTGGCACCCCGGCCGGGACCGGTTACCGGGCCCGCCTGTGGGACCAACTGGCGGCCAAACCCGGCGCGCTGGACTTCGTCGGTTCGGTGGACTCCGGGCAACTGCCCGACACCGACCACGAGGGGCACCCGAGATGGCGGATCAGCCAGATCGACCAGCTCGTCGGCGACTGCACGGTGCGCCGCTACCGGCCCAACGTGGTCACCCTGCACATCGGCACCAACGACATGGCCTACGGCGACGACCTCGCCGCGGCACCGGCGCGGCTCAAGGCGCTCATCGAGCACATCCTCCGGCTGGCTCCGGAGACCACCGTGCTGGTGGCCACGCTCGTGCCGTCGTCGACGAGCGTGACCAACAGCCGGATCCAGCAGTACAACGCCCGCATCCCCGGCATCGTCGACGAACTGCGCGCCGAAGGACTGTCGGTACGGCTGGTCAGCATGAACGCGGTGACGACCGCGGACCTGACCGACTCGTTGCACCCGAACAACACCGGCTACCGCAAGATGGCGGACGCGTTCGGCCGGGCCGTCACCGACGCCCTGGCCGAAGGGCTCATCCGGCCCCCGGTCGCCGGCGACTCCGCCCCGTGCGGCAGCCCGCCCGGCAACCTACCCGAGGGGCCCCGCCCGCCCGGTTGGAACTGGGTCGGTGAGATCGCCGCCGGCACCGGCCCCCGCGAGCAGGTCCGCTTCGCCGACCTCAACGGCGACGGCCGCGACGACTACCTGCTCGTCGGCGACCAGGGCCAGGTCCGCTTGTGGCTCAACCGACGTAGCGGTGACGGCTTCGGCTGGCAGTACCGGGGCGAGGTCGCGGCCGGCGCCGGCCCGCGCACGCAGGTCCGGTTCGCCGACCTCGACGGCGACGGCCGCGACGACTACCTGGTCGTCGGCGACCAGGGCCAGGTGCAGGCATGGCTCAACACCGGCGCCGGCGACGCGGTGTCCTGGACGGCCGCGGGCACGGTCGCCCCCGGGGTCGGCGCCACCCGCGACCAGGTGCGCTTCGCCGACATCGACGTGGACGGCCGCGCGGACTACCTCGTGGTCGGTGATCAGGGCCAGGTACGGGCCTGGCTGAACGCGTACGGCGCCGGCGGCTGGGGGTGGAGTTACCAGGGTGAGGTCGCCTCCGGGGTGAACTCGACCCGGGACCGGGTCCGGTTCGCCGACCTCGACGGCGACGGCCGCGACGACTACCTGACGGTCAGCGACCAGGCGCAGATCCGTGGCTGGTTGAACGACGTCGGCGGCGCGCGGCCGTGGATCTATCAGGGCGACGTCGCCGGCGGCGTCGGCGCGACGAGCGCCGAACTCGTCCTGGCCGACGTCAACGGCGACGGCCGCGACGACTACCTCGTCGTCGGCGAGCAGGGGCAGGTCCGAGCCTGGCTCAACGACAGGTACGGCCGCCCGGACCCGTGGGACTGGCAGGGCCTGATCGCGACCAGCGGCGTCGGCCGGGAGCAGGTACGCCTGGCCGACCTCAACGGCGACGGCCGCGACGACTACCTCGCGGTGGGTGCGCAGGGTCAGGTGCGGGCCTGGCTCAACGTGCGCGACGGTGACCGGGTCGGCTGGGACTGGCGGGACGAGGTCGCCGCCGGCGCCGGCCCGCGCGAGCAGGTGCGGTTCGCCGACCTCAACGGCGACGGCCGCGACGACTACCTGCTCGTCGGCGACCAGGGGCAGGTCCGGTTGTGGCTCAACACGGGCACCGGCGACGGCGTGGCCTGGACGTCAGCGGGTCAGGTCGCCGCCGGCGCCGGCCCCCGCGACCGGGTCCGGTTCGCCGACCTCAACGGCGACGGCCGCGACGACTACCTGGTCCTCGGCGACCTCGGGCAGGTCCAGGGCTGGCTGAACACCGGCACTGGCAACGCCGTGGCCTGGACGGCGCAGGGTGAGGTGGCCGCCGGTGTCGGCGCGGCCGGAGACACCGTCACCTTCGCCGACCTCGACGGCGACCGCCGCGACGACTACCTCGTCATCGGCGCGTACGGGCAGGTCCGCGCCTGGGTCAACAACCGGGGTGGGCCCGGCTCGGCCTGGCTGTCGCGCGGCGAGGTCGCCTCGGGGGCCGGCTACCCGGGCAGCCGGGTGGAACTCGCCGAGATCAACGGCGACCGGCGGGCCGACTACCTGGTCCTCGACGACCAGGGCGGCATTCGGGCCTGGTTCAACAACGGTGCGGCCGGCGGGCCCGCGGCCGGTAACCCGACCCCGCTGCCGGGCGACCCGAGCCCGCCGGTCCCCGGGGACGGCACGGACCCGCCGCTCTGCGTCGCCAACCGCTGTTCCTGA
- a CDS encoding cellulose binding domain-containing protein, giving the protein MTGVSPSTLFRRLRPGPLAAVVLSTAVLATALSVVPEASAGTVPSAAYPGVAPAPGGAAVAVADPSGTPPSTPTTAPSTPNTSPFPPTAPTDLTASEVRTGSVTLTWTAAKPGCCPVVGYDITYYQAFSDVIYSASVGNVTTTTITNYLSPGRQFSFRLAARDSLGHRSATSDTLTVVTPVTDTGPDTTPPSAPQNLTVGEVTASTGTLSWSPSTDDVGVLGYNVYRFDGWFTSTLIATVPGTTYTASLPPSTPLRTLYYVRARDAAGNVSIASNTVSLPTTSTPPPPPPATCRVTYRNQSEWRGGFVATVTVENTGAAPIDGWIVSFGFPGDQQVTSAWNATVGQTGAAVTARNVDWNRVLAPDGSATFGIQGRWGASDAPPTAFTLNGAPCAVG; this is encoded by the coding sequence ATGACAGGCGTCTCCCCGTCCACACTGTTCCGCCGGCTGCGGCCGGGCCCGCTGGCCGCCGTCGTGCTGTCGACGGCGGTGCTCGCCACCGCCCTGAGCGTCGTGCCGGAGGCATCCGCCGGCACCGTGCCCTCCGCCGCGTACCCCGGGGTCGCCCCGGCGCCCGGCGGGGCCGCGGTGGCCGTCGCGGACCCGAGCGGAACCCCGCCGTCGACGCCGACCACGGCGCCCAGCACGCCGAACACGTCGCCGTTCCCGCCGACCGCGCCCACGGACCTGACCGCCAGCGAGGTACGGACCGGATCCGTCACCCTCACCTGGACGGCCGCCAAGCCCGGCTGTTGTCCCGTCGTCGGCTACGACATCACGTACTACCAGGCGTTCAGCGACGTCATCTACAGCGCCAGCGTCGGAAACGTCACCACCACCACGATCACCAACTACCTCTCGCCGGGCCGGCAGTTCTCGTTCCGGTTGGCCGCCCGGGACAGCCTGGGACACCGCTCGGCCACGTCGGACACGCTGACCGTGGTCACGCCGGTGACGGACACCGGCCCGGACACCACGCCGCCGAGCGCGCCGCAGAACCTGACCGTCGGCGAGGTGACCGCCTCGACCGGCACGCTGTCCTGGTCGCCGTCGACGGACGACGTCGGCGTGCTCGGATACAACGTCTACCGGTTCGACGGCTGGTTCACCTCCACGCTGATCGCCACCGTGCCGGGAACGACGTACACGGCGTCGCTGCCACCGTCGACGCCGCTGCGGACCCTGTACTACGTCCGGGCGCGGGACGCGGCGGGCAACGTGTCGATCGCGTCCAACACGGTCTCCCTGCCGACGACGTCCACCCCGCCGCCACCGCCCCCCGCGACCTGCCGGGTGACCTACCGGAACCAGTCCGAGTGGCGGGGCGGTTTCGTGGCCACGGTGACGGTCGAGAACACCGGGGCGGCGCCGATCGACGGCTGGATCGTCAGCTTCGGTTTCCCGGGCGACCAGCAGGTCACCTCCGCGTGGAACGCCACGGTCGGCCAGACCGGCGCCGCCGTCACCGCCCGGAACGTCGACTGGAACCGCGTGCTCGCGCCGGACGGCTCCGCGACCTTCGGCATCCAGGGGCGGTGGGGCGCCAGCGACGCGCCGCCGACCGCCTTCACGCTCAACGGCGCTCCCTGCGCCGTGGGCTGA
- a CDS encoding glycosyl hydrolase 53 family protein, producing MRTRHPRALVGAVTAGVLAVCATLGGTPTPVAAANTLSMRGADVSSLQRSLDLGARYYDAGGVARDPLDILRSVGVNYVRLRVWNNPVSGYNNKSKVLAQARAARAKGLKVLIDFHYSDTWADPGKQYKPAAWAGHNLSQLRTDVYNFTYDVCASLSGQGTPPDSVQIGNEINVGMLWNEGKVVNNDFAPLASLLKQGYNATKACGGGIPVMIHTADADSNANARWFYDGIRAQGVQWDITALSYYCMWHGTLANLYNNIVDLRGRYGRPVVIVETAYPFTRANADSEPNAIGDATCDGIGATWSGQAQEFDWVQNTARNAGAIGVFYWEPTWYAVPGNGWDPANISGTGNQWDNMAVFDWSGRINPNVRWTP from the coding sequence GTGCGCACACGCCACCCCCGGGCCCTGGTCGGGGCCGTCACGGCCGGCGTCCTCGCCGTCTGCGCCACGCTCGGCGGCACGCCCACGCCCGTCGCCGCCGCGAACACGCTCAGCATGCGGGGCGCCGACGTCTCCTCCCTGCAGCGCAGCCTGGATCTCGGTGCGAGATACTACGACGCCGGCGGCGTCGCCCGTGACCCGCTGGACATCCTGCGGTCCGTCGGCGTCAACTACGTGCGGCTGCGCGTCTGGAACAACCCGGTCAGCGGCTACAACAACAAGAGCAAGGTGTTGGCCCAGGCGAGGGCGGCCCGGGCGAAGGGCCTGAAGGTGCTCATCGACTTCCACTACTCCGACACCTGGGCCGACCCCGGCAAGCAGTACAAGCCGGCCGCCTGGGCCGGGCACAACCTGAGCCAGCTGCGTACCGACGTGTACAACTTCACCTACGACGTCTGCGCCAGCCTCAGCGGGCAGGGCACCCCGCCGGACAGCGTGCAGATCGGCAACGAGATCAACGTCGGGATGCTCTGGAACGAGGGCAAGGTCGTCAACAACGACTTCGCCCCGCTTGCCAGCCTGCTGAAGCAGGGCTACAACGCCACCAAGGCGTGCGGCGGCGGCATCCCGGTGATGATCCACACCGCCGACGCCGACAGCAACGCCAACGCCCGCTGGTTCTACGACGGCATCCGGGCCCAGGGCGTGCAGTGGGACATCACCGCGCTGTCGTACTACTGCATGTGGCACGGCACCCTGGCGAACCTCTACAACAACATCGTCGACCTGCGCGGTCGCTACGGCAGGCCGGTGGTGATCGTGGAGACCGCGTACCCCTTCACCCGGGCCAACGCGGACAGCGAGCCGAACGCCATCGGCGACGCGACCTGCGACGGCATCGGCGCGACCTGGTCCGGGCAGGCCCAGGAGTTCGACTGGGTGCAGAACACGGCCCGCAACGCCGGGGCGATCGGGGTCTTCTACTGGGAGCCGACCTGGTACGCCGTCCCGGGTAACGGCTGGGATCCGGCGAACATCAGCGGCACCGGAAACCAGTGGGACAACATGGCCGTCTTCGACTGGTCCGGCCGGATCAACCCGAACGTGCGCTGGACGCCCTGA
- a CDS encoding cellulase family glycosylhydrolase, which produces MTRRHALLASAAAGTLVAASVVAVTLPASAATTGCTVAYTVQSQWTGGFTGNVAITNLGSAVTSWTLTFDFPTATQRVTQGWSATWSQSGARVSAASLSWNGSLATGGSTTIGFNGSWSGANPVPTSFALNGTTCTGSVSPSPTTTPTGPPTTTPPTTTPPTTTPPTTTPPTTTPPTTTPPGGVAPSLRVSGNRLLTAGGATYRLLGVNRSSGEFACVQGKGMWDSGPVDQASVDAMKAWHIRAVRIPLNEDCWLGLSGSPSGATYQQAVKDYVKLLVANGINPILDLHWTHGQYTGNISACSDVNATCQKPMPSRQYTPQFWTGVANAFKGNDAVLFDLFNEPYPDAANNWSDMTAAWKCLRDGGACTGITYPVAGMQELVDAVRATGATNVLLVPGLTWTNDLSQWLTWKPTDPRDNIVASWHSYNFNACVTETCWDSQIGAVAAQVPVHAGEIGQDTCAHDYIDKLMTWLDRNRLGYTAWTWNPWGCSGGNVLIEDYNGTPTKSYGEGYRAHLLTVTP; this is translated from the coding sequence ATGACACGTCGTCATGCCCTGCTGGCATCGGCCGCCGCCGGCACGCTGGTGGCCGCCAGCGTGGTCGCGGTCACCCTGCCCGCCTCGGCCGCGACCACCGGATGCACTGTCGCGTACACCGTGCAGAGCCAGTGGACCGGCGGATTCACCGGCAACGTCGCCATCACCAACCTCGGCTCCGCGGTCACGAGCTGGACCCTGACGTTCGACTTCCCCACCGCCACCCAGCGGGTCACCCAGGGCTGGAGCGCCACCTGGTCCCAGTCCGGCGCGCGGGTGTCGGCGGCCAGCCTGAGCTGGAACGGCTCCCTGGCCACCGGCGGTTCGACCACCATCGGCTTCAACGGGTCGTGGAGCGGCGCCAACCCCGTGCCCACGTCGTTCGCGCTCAACGGCACGACCTGCACCGGCTCGGTCAGCCCGTCCCCGACGACGACGCCCACCGGCCCACCGACCACCACGCCACCGACCACCACCCCGCCCACGACCACGCCGCCGACCACCACTCCCCCGACGACCACGCCCCCGACCACCACCCCGCCGGGCGGGGTCGCGCCGAGCCTGCGCGTATCCGGCAACCGGCTGCTGACGGCGGGCGGCGCCACCTACCGCCTGCTCGGCGTCAACCGGTCCAGCGGTGAGTTCGCCTGCGTACAGGGCAAGGGCATGTGGGACAGCGGCCCGGTCGACCAGGCGTCCGTCGACGCGATGAAGGCGTGGCACATCCGCGCGGTCCGGATCCCGCTCAACGAGGACTGCTGGCTGGGCCTCTCCGGCTCGCCCAGCGGCGCCACCTACCAGCAGGCGGTCAAGGACTACGTGAAGTTGCTCGTCGCCAACGGGATCAACCCGATCCTCGACCTGCACTGGACCCACGGCCAGTACACCGGCAACATCTCGGCCTGCTCCGACGTGAACGCCACCTGCCAGAAGCCGATGCCGAGCCGGCAGTACACGCCGCAGTTCTGGACCGGGGTGGCGAACGCGTTCAAGGGCAACGACGCGGTCCTGTTCGACCTGTTCAACGAGCCCTACCCGGACGCCGCCAACAACTGGTCGGACATGACCGCCGCCTGGAAGTGCCTGCGCGACGGCGGCGCCTGCACCGGCATCACCTACCCGGTCGCCGGCATGCAGGAACTGGTCGACGCGGTACGCGCCACCGGCGCCACGAACGTGCTGCTGGTGCCCGGCCTGACCTGGACCAACGACCTGAGCCAGTGGCTGACCTGGAAGCCGACCGACCCGCGCGACAACATCGTGGCCTCGTGGCACTCGTACAACTTCAACGCCTGCGTCACCGAGACCTGCTGGGACAGCCAGATCGGCGCGGTGGCCGCGCAGGTGCCGGTGCACGCCGGTGAGATCGGCCAGGACACCTGCGCGCACGACTACATCGACAAGCTGATGACCTGGCTGGACCGCAACCGGCTGGGCTACACCGCGTGGACGTGGAACCCGTGGGGTTGCAGCGGCGGCAACGTGCTGATCGAGGACTACAACGGCACCCCGACGAAGAGCTACGGCGAGGGCTACCGCGCCCACCTGCTCACCGTGACCCCGTAG